A window of Rosa rugosa chromosome 7, drRosRugo1.1, whole genome shotgun sequence genomic DNA:
aagaaagaagctagcagcaccatgtttggctaacctctagaagaccacgggggaggccatctatgcttcattccaagctccgatgtatcaaaattggtagggtaaaaatccctcctgtgagagcttgtaggaaaagaacaaagatacttctcgttgaagaatttggaggaatttggctcgtgagaggagtcatcttgccccccaagtatctttgttggttgacgaggcatgatcttcaattgtaatttgggagatgacggtgtcccaagatcggctttgtcgccaactgtcgccaacttctcttgatcaaagggatgatcatgggtcatatcttgccccccatgcatttGATCAGTAGCCaagtatttggcttgatcagtggagaaatcagatatttgttcagagacaattgtattgtcagaagaacaatcttgttgatgaccttttccatgcacaacctctgtgtaaggttgtcactcaccagtgagacccttaggttgattgccacctataggcaagttagtctcagaaacgacctcttcgcgagcaggtttttgacgtcccaattcgccttgctgcgaattagccaagctggaaccttcctcgcgtaaggttgtgaactcagatgtgatgttcgcggcaTGTTGAGTGGTCTGTTTGTCGCTGCTCAAGAAATGCTTATAGAATTGTTCTCtagcttctcgagcgttctgctcaatttcttggtcccaatcgcgaaacctctgctttgtttttgcgatcaaactggccatgtccctggctcgcttttctttatgcctctcgacGTTGACCATGATGATCGCCagctgttcctcaatgcttgccccctctgggatgggaataggcataaactcatcattaatggcagtatcgccagtggtggcaacattgaccatctatttactttaggaatttcttttggtaaagattttcctctggcatcccaatgatggtgaacacaaaaagactctggtgtagtcccaccgggtgtgccaaaatgtttgttttgaagcccggtggttgaatgtcttcaagagaaaagaaattctaaccttgtcccactgggcgtgccaaaatgtttgttttgaagcccggtggttgaatgtgcttcaggaGAAAAACTTCTACAGTAGATCCcaccgggcgtgccaaaatgtttgttttgaagcccggtggttgaatgtgcttcaaaaaaaaaaaaatttctaaccttgtcccactgggcgtgccaaaatgtttgttttgaagcccggtggttgaatgtcttcaagaaaaaaattttttaaccttgtcccactgggcgtgccaaaatgtttggctccaattttgctgcagctggtcaacagtctcttttcttgcgtgggcgtgccagcaccgttcgggtgcggtcgtcgggggtgtcccttgacctgacttctttcaagcgattgtggacgaggagagcaccaacctcgtcgcgggattctttgtgccttgtggtaaggactttgccgtagtttcttcttgttcacacaatcgatactcaatattgcagattgagcagagtgAAATCACCGgaaagtattgagatcttgctaaagcgtgactttagcttggctgggttgctagggcgttacccttgcttggctggttctgtaaccgttgtggtcgcggcactaccgtcggctcccgaggagactaggaccgaagcacgttgacagagggtttggtggcactgaaagtcggcttctgagaagactaggactaggagtgtgatcaccggtaagagaaagagaaagagagggagaggagttgctcttagagaggtttgctctagagagaacttagatcatcttagagatgttgttgttgaatgtgaatgtgtgtgtcttacaatgagaggagaaggtgtttatatagggaagaaaaagaagagtgaaatgatgagtggaagaaaaataatgaaagtagatctaagttcacttgtaaaatatggaaaagatagagaaaagatgaaatgaaagcaaagcatgaaggtgcagcaacatggaagtggtgatgatctattaaagagattgtagaagaaaaatatatccaaggaaaaagagaaaagcatctagctttcttcatgtgggtaggaaacatgaacatgtgaatattgagctggttttaggtcagtttctgcccctttattccttcaattatttctccaacaagacttcattatatgtcttcgacttcttcatatgaaatgttccactatgagtgtagatcatcctgacaaattttcagatttttattccatgtggttgggccgaaaatgctgctggacctcttacaggtccagttttccagttttgcttctgtagaaaattgggctgattgtttgaaggccttccactcaaaaaaagctcttgaactcttcataagaaatgatccttgggctgtctagaatggatctggaaagtttcagcacatttctatttcatttggttagtctgccacccctccttccttgtctagctcggtttttcctagccgaagtaggaaaatatgctaaagttgacttgtcatacttccatagtaggctttatttagcctctaaatatatatttcgagcttgtcgacaatatatagcttgagccactgatattggctcaatttctccaagacgtgccttgtcaggccaaaatgttcattttgggtccaaacagtgaGTATTGAGAGTGAATTGACCAGTTAATTGGTCTTAAAATGAATTTGTTCTTATTACAATATCATGTGGTTGTgataaaaactcaaaagaacGTAAAATGGTTTTTATAAAGAGAAAGAAAGCAGAGTCCTCCAAATCCAAGGTCAATGTATTTAGGTCAAGATGCCATTGGACCCAATAATAACCCCCAATTTTGTGTGGGTGTATATTGTCCTCCAATCACGTGATAAGTTGTATCTGATATTTCGATCATAAGTTGTATCCTCCAAAATCTTGGAGCTTCGAACAGCTCCTGCATTGAGGAGTACATCAACAACAGATCTTTTAAGTTTCAGCTTCCCTCTCTCGTAAGTAAACAATTCCAACTCTCTTTCTGTACGTACCATTATTTCCTTTGAGCAATTCCTACAACCTTCATCTCTTTTTGGTGATTAATTCTTGTGAATTTCTTCACTTTTGGTTTCAGCTTAATTTGCTTCTTCATTGTTGTTTTCTAGTATAAATGGCCTCGAGCTCCCAAACACTTCCTTCGTCATCAGCTCCTCAGTGGAAGCATGATGTGTTTCTCAGCTTCAGGGGTGAAGACACCCGGAAGGGTATTGTATCCTCTTTATACCATGAATTGAAAACCAGAGGAATACAAACATTCATGGATGACCAAGGGCTTCAGCAAGGGATGCCTATTTCTCCAAGTCTCCTAACAGCGATTGAGGAATCCAGGTGTGCAGTCGTTCTTCTATCCCCAAACTATGCTTCTTCTACATGGTGTTTGGATGAACTTGCAAAGATTCTTCAATGCTCTCAAGCCAACAAGACACTGCTTCTGCCAATTTTTTATAATGTCTCCCCCTCTCATGTGCGACATCAAAAGGGAAGTTTTGCAGAAGCCTTCACTAAGCATGAAGAGAGGTATAGGCAAGGCTATGATGATGCAGAGAAGGTGAACAAGTGGAGAGCTGCTTTAACACAAGTGGCCAATCTCTCTGGGTTGGGTTCAAACAAATTTGGGTAAGCATTTTGTAATAACTTAACAATTAAGAGTACTCGTACATTTGGATTTATTATTTGCCTCATTGCCTGATCATTAATTATGAGATCCTTCTTGATCTTGTAGGTCTGACAGAGAACTCATCCAACGCATTGTGGAACTTGTGCGCCGTGATGTAAGGCCTATCTCAATAATGTCGAGCAGCAATTTTGAAGCATTTGAATCAACAAGAAAAGCCATGAATGAGCTGATGGAAGCATTAGAAGATGATGAGGTCGCTGCCATTGGGGTCTATGGAATGGGAGGGGTTGGGAAGACAACCATGGTGAAACATGTCGGTGCACAAGCCCAAAAAATGGGGCTTTTTGATCGTGTGATTATGGCTGTTGTATCCCAAACCCCAGATACAAGAACTATTCAAGGCGCACTTGCGGATCTGCTGGGCTTGAAATTGGTGGAGGAGTCAGAAAGTGGACGAGGCGATAGATTGCAGACGGAGATACTTGGAAGAAATAAGATCCTTATAATCTTAGACGACATTTGGAATACACTTGACTTGTCAAGCATTGGAATTCCCAGCTACAACGAGCTTCAAATATGCAATTCCAAACTGCTATTCACCACAAGGAGATTGAATGTTTGCCATACCATGGAGAGCCAAGCAAAAATTCATCTCAATATCTTATCAGAAGAGGATGCTTGGAACTTGTTTTTGAAGAAGGCAAGAAGGTCTTTTCAAAAGTCTAGCCCTTTCTATGAAGTAGCCAGAAAGGTAGCTAGAGAATGTGCTGGTCTTCCAGTTGCATTGATTGCAGTTGCGAGGGCACTTGGAGATAAAGAGCTTGAAGACTGGAAAGAAGCAGCTCGACAACTTGAGATGTCTCAACCTGCCAACCTTGACGAGGAGAAAGATGTGTTCAAGTGCATTAAGTTGAGCTATGATTACCTTGACAGTGACGACGCCAAGTCTTGCTTCTTGCTTTGCTGCCTATTCCCAGAAGATTATGACATCCGTGTTGAAGACTTGATGAGCTATGGGTTCGGAACAGGGTTGTTTCGACATGTCAACAGCACAATCGAATATGCCAGAGTCAGAGCACATTCGGTTACTAGATACCTTAAAGCTTCTTGTCTGCTTTTGGATGGGACAAAAGAAGGATATGTAAGGATGCATGATGTCATTCGAGATACGGCCATATCCATTGCATTCTCTGTAGATAGCCACGCCTCTTTGGTGAAAACTAATTGTCATTTGAAAGATTGGTCGATGGATGCGGACGAAGGCTACTCAGCAATCTCACTAATCAAGAGCAACATTTGCAAGCTTCCCAACAAGTTGGTATGTTCAAAACTTCAGATTTTATTGCTACAAAAAAATGCTGATATAAGAGAGATCCCAATAACCTTTTTTCAAAGCCCCAATGATTTAAGGGTCTTAGATCTTAGCAACACTGGCATTTCATCACTGCCCCCATCATTCAGTCTCCTAACCAGACTCCAAGCTTTGCATTTAGATTATTGCAAGTCCATGATTGACATATCCATACTTGGAAAACTGAAAAAGCTTGAGATTCTTAGTATGAGACGCTGTTACTCTATTAAGAAATTTCCAAAAGAGATTGGAAATTTGACGAATTTAAGAATGTTGGACTTGACTGATACCCGTTTTGAGACAGTTCCCTCTCAAGTGATATCAAGGTTGTATAGATTGGAAGAACTGTACATGAGATGTTCTTTTGGCGAGTGGGGTTGTAAAGCTGCGGGAGGCTGCTTGTgttttctttgtaagaatgCTAGCTTTGATGAGTTAATTGGCTTGTCAAGTTTAAACACTTTGCAGGTTGCCGTATGTGGTGCAGAACGCTTGCCTCAAAAAGTTGAGTTCAATCCAAATTGGGACAGGTTTTGTATAATTATCCAAAGATACGGCACGGACGATTTTGTCTTTTTTGACGATTACTTTTTTGACGAGGTCTTCCCACATCGTTATTCAAGAACATTGATCACGGCCGAAACCATGAATAACTTACCCGACTGGTTCATCAGTGTAGTGACAGAAAGAACAGATGATTTATGGTACAGAGGTCGCCATGGCTTAACTAACCTTCTCGAGGAACACGACCGTGGGAGATTACATGGACTCAAGTATTTGTGTATAGAATCTTCCGAATATGCCAAAGTGTTGTTGAACACAATAACATGGACTAGGGTGTCAAATGAACCTGTGTTTGAGAACTTGGAAGAGTTGGAAATCACCTGGTGTCTCTTGGAGGAGGTATGTGTCGGTGAATTACCACCTGGCTCTCTACGTAATCTTAAGAAATTGATGATGGATATCTGTGATTGGTTGGTGAAACCGCTTTTACCATCAAAGTTGTTGCACAGATTAGAGAGTCTGGAAGAACTATGTTGTTCTCGTATGCGGGCAATGAaatatgtgtttggatttgaaGGGCATGAACCACAACACGTTGTCTTGACGAGGCTGAGAATGATTTCATTGAGATCCATGGACAGCTTAATAAACATATGGGATGGTCCTGCTCCATCTGGAATCTTCCAGAGTCTCAAAACCTTTTCCTTTGTTGATTGCCAGAAACTGGAATATCTCTTCACATCTGATGTAGCTCGATGTCTTTTGCAATTGGAAGACGTTTCGGTAGAGGATTGCGATAGCTTGGACAGAATAATTGAAGCGAGTGAGGAAATAGAGAGCAACAAGATCGTTCTTCCACAGTTGAAGAACTTGGTTTTAAAAGGTCTTCCAAAGCTCACAAGGCTGTCCAGTACAAGCAGCAGTACTATTGATATTGAAATCGAGTGCCCTACATTGGAACGCTTATGTGTCTCTGCGTGCCCCCAGTTATCAATCTCTGCTTCTGATTTCAACAGCAGCAACGAAGTCCAACTAGATTACCAGCATTATTGGGACACACTACGGAATAGGATGGACGACGTGAGTTACCGCTCACACTTTCCATCTTCGATGAGGTATGTCTCCATGTCATAAACTATATATATGTACGTATCAAAGGACATATTTAGTAGGAGGCCCATAAATCCGATTAGTTAATCCAGAATGATGAATTTATCGCTGTCAATTCTCATCTTTAAAGTGTTCGATTAGTCAATAAACTACTTGAAATGACAGCCAGGCTGCCAGGGTTGGCCTTCGTTGTTTAGAAAAGGTGTTTTGCTAATATAGAGCTTCTCTGCCAATCTTTGGGTTCAATGATCTACCCAGAAATTGTAACTAGCTTTTTCCTTTCTCATTAATAATTAATATGATATGATCACTCATTCTCTCATTTTAGTAGTCAACTGATGCCCGTaatagatttctgcaaaaacataaaacagaAGACATTTCATGGAGACATTCATGCATGCATCTTGGTGAATTTGCTGTCCATTTACTGTAAGAAAACAAATTGCAGATAAATAGTAAGAAAACAAATTACAGATAAATAAGGTATACGTTATTCGGTTAATTTGTGATTCGCCGCATATACATTCAGATATATTATATTATTGGTTCATTTATCCAGTCTGATCTATAGCTTTCTTTCCAATTCTCAGAATGCGCTTATTATTGGCATCTCTGCAGTCAGCACTGATTCCGACCAAGAGGGCCCCAGTGACGTGGCCAGTTACATGTTTTGCCGTCATGGTCTTGTGTTTAATGGTATTTTGGCATGTGGGATGAGGCCTCCACTTACTTGCCATCAGCCATGGCATATTGCTTTTATAATAATTACCCTCTCCGCCCACTGCCGTTGCGTCTCCATGCTGCACCACCACATCTTCCAAAACCAGTGCACAATCGCCACCCTCTTCAAAACCCAAAGTCTGAGCAAAGCAAATTCGCTCAGCACGGATGGGTAATCATTCTCTCTATTTCAATTCGCAGGTAATGGGTAAAACCCAAATTGGCACCAAGTTTTCAAGACCTGCAGTCGTAGTAGTAATCGACGGTTAGTCACAGTCTGGTGTATGATCTTGATGTGCTGTTGGCTTTTTGCTTAATATAGTTTACATTATGGCCTGACCCAAAGTGTTGATTGTTAGTTTGTGTCTAGAATTATAGAGGTTGTATGTATTTGGAATTTTGAGAATTGCATATCATTGACTGTCTTGAAATGTTCTCTTCTGCCTGCAGTGATTACGGGGTGAAAGGTTTGATCGATTTTGACTTCTTGATCttactctgaagaagaagaagaagaagaagaagaatcacccTGATACGGAGAAAGTTTTGAGGTTAGTCACAGTCCAAGTTTGAggcatattttttattttttttccctttgctGCCTTTTGTGGATGCATATCATCTTCTTCGAAACCAAGCATCAATTCGTTGTGAATTGGATCCTTCTGCTGTAAATTCAGGATCTTTAAAAACCTGTTCCGGATTTGGAAATTGCTTGAGAATGcaagtgtcacgccccggattttgaataacaaattcaaatccgaaacatgaattaatacaactcacataaatacaacctgaattttttctcaaaacaaccacacctcacatcgctcgatattacataaaccaaatctcaaatttgtttattacagcacactctcaccaaattatattgtaaggctcaaatgagcataactcacctcacaattacaattgctgtaaaactaaaacaaattctctaacccgcacgatcaccgtcctgattctcctgacctgcaggattacccgctacaccgtttgaatagtgtaccgggattgcaacaatacaaacccggtaagctttttgcaaagctcgtatgagtaaatgaaaggattgcacgatttaaagtaacacaatcaactcaagcacattttaattttgttttgcataagaattgaagtgtacaacatcacttcaagcatcaatcaactcacatctcatcatgactactcaataataaacaacttcttactcaatatatactcacaggcttatgatttatttatataaatcatcccatgcagtatattatacttacaggcttatgattaattatattaatcaccccattcagtatatcatacttacaggcttatgattaattatattaatcaccccattcagtatgtcatgtcatacccaagggcatatgataactcgtttatcccccaagcagtatgacggcagacagactagagctctaactgtatcgtaaagtgtcacctgggccaaggttcaccttacgaatgactgcttttctcaattcactcgactcctcatttaattcatctcaacgactcaactatcgcactttactcaattacccattatcatagacaacacaacatctaagataaatcacatattccaagggtaatgctcaaaatataactcagtaaatcacaccatccaatatatattccacgtaaatatatatatacgtagtcacccacacaagagtgaccactaataccaactatagttcacatgcaataaaatctagaaattcatttttatagtttaaatacattttacttacctatggaccgtagtcgatcaagtccatataatttaaaacaaatatttattttagtaaaacaatttccacaatttctcaattaaataaaatcaccgaatttcggttcgtgaatgaaccatgtgcgatttactcacctcgatattcccgctgcgtcttcaattcaacacaatacacaccgaaatcgttcacccaagggagaccgtcaatcacctaatcacacatgaccttaacttagccaatagctcaaaaacatactcaaacgacaatccaacggtcggatcgaaattaaatgatgatccaacggtcggatcctcacggatcgcctttaggatcaccccccaaaaatcatcacgaagatccaacggtcagatcttcctgaatcgtccttactaacatcttcacaaatttatacaaaaatccgacggacggattctcacgaatcgcctccctaatcaccgttttgcatttatacgaagatccaacggtcggatcttcgcccatgaccacacaaagccactgggacagtcataagatcatcgtatcaaaactacaagtccatctgacggtcctaacttcacatatcacaaatctaacgatcgaaatcgatcgaaacttaaaaattcataacttcatcatacgatatccaaaaattatgaattatatatgcaaacgatcgtatcgacacgtagaacacaaaaatggacagaaactgtccttggggtgtccggaggtcgccggaaaccaccatcacagtggcggcaccgccacccatccaaagtcaaaattagacaaaactcccaacatcaaagtccttcaactcaactccaatttcacttttcataactacaccaaagtcagattataagccaaaaagtagaattttacctcgcaagttttgaaacccgaagaaccctagtttcccaatcttcaaaattcgatcaccccggatcaaatcgctgcaagccttcttggggatagcttctacttcctctgggctagaaaagccctcaaagaactcgagctatagtggccggagctgggagaaccaaggtggcgaaggaagacgatttccagctcggctgtgcggcttctcggtcttctagcggccaccacgatggttatctcaagtcgatgtcttctggaaagttgtagaaaacttcacggtgagaaaaattgcttttggaatcaggtcgatcggaggcctgtagaggaagatatggccagacaaagtagagcccagaaaaagtggggaagagcgatttcgtctccgacgaggctctcttctcgaccttgtagagcctcatacagctcgtatttcacttcgatttcttctacaaactcgtaaagggggtcgagaccagaaaaacccactttgtttcacatcaatcggtggccggatgaggaagaacgaaggtgacgaagggagggggtcgcggctgggctcgggagagaaatggggagaaatttctggagttccagaaattctgtcctcatttgcaatattcggattttttttcatatttatagaaaatcccaattttcaaatattcgtaacttattcatacgaactccgaatattacgttccatatgtccacgaactcgtatcgacgcgctctacaactttcatgaaggaagttttcccaatttcccaatgtataaaaagtcaactcctttgacccccctaaaacgttcagttttcaaaataaaatcgttcgaactaattccacactcctctaagcttcgtactcgtgtccacgaccacgaaatcatttccaaaacgtcatcggaaattaacttgaatttttcgggtattacaatccaccctccttaaagaaatttcgtcccgaaatttaagcgcaagttaattgctctcgattacggttaacctaaccatcgaatctccatcctttccaaagctgtagtaatctacaaagccacagccctttgtataaaaatacattcctaaggccacaaattctttcatcacaaaagtaaactcacacaaaatcaccacatggatcctcacatagatcttcacatagatcatctcatagatcatcacatagatcttcacatagatcatcatcctgtactggcatacaagcacagtaaacattctcacaaagcgtttcgctactcaattagcatcacggtaaatctctatagtaaaacttaagcatgcactattctacacaacaatagagatgcatcactcaaaacaaatcatccccaaaagcatgccaataaaatctgacacccagtgatgatgacttgggcttgctcaatccttgggctaagcatcagggctggccaattgggccgaagaaaccgaaccatccacatttcgaaccggcccgaaccaatttgggtttaacatttgggcctaccatttgggccgaacaattgggcttaacatttgggcctaccattcgggccgaacaattgggcttactatttgtgcctacc
This region includes:
- the LOC133720185 gene encoding disease resistance protein RUN1-like isoform X1 is translated as MASSSQTLPSSSAPQWKHDVFLSFRGEDTRKGIVSSLYHELKTRGIQTFMDDQGLQQGMPISPSLLTAIEESRCAVVLLSPNYASSTWCLDELAKILQCSQANKTLLLPIFYNVSPSHVRHQKGSFAEAFTKHEERYRQGYDDAEKVNKWRAALTQVANLSGLGSNKFGSDRELIQRIVELVRRDVRPISIMSSSNFEAFESTRKAMNELMEALEDDEVAAIGVYGMGGVGKTTMVKHVGAQAQKMGLFDRVIMAVVSQTPDTRTIQGALADLLGLKLVEESESGRGDRLQTEILGRNKILIILDDIWNTLDLSSIGIPSYNELQICNSKLLFTTRRLNVCHTMESQAKIHLNILSEEDAWNLFLKKARRSFQKSSPFYEVARKVARECAGLPVALIAVARALGDKELEDWKEAARQLEMSQPANLDEEKDVFKCIKLSYDYLDSDDAKSCFLLCCLFPEDYDIRVEDLMSYGFGTGLFRHVNSTIEYARVRAHSVTRYLKASCLLLDGTKEGYVRMHDVIRDTAISIAFSVDSHASLVKTNCHLKDWSMDADEGYSAISLIKSNICKLPNKLVCSKLQILLLQKNADIREIPITFFQSPNDLRVLDLSNTGISSLPPSFSLLTRLQALHLDYCKSMIDISILGKLKKLEILSMRRCYSIKKFPKEIGNLTNLRMLDLTDTRFETVPSQVISRLYRLEELYMRCSFGEWGCKAAGGCLCFLCKNASFDELIGLSSLNTLQVAVCGAERLPQKVEFNPNWDRFCIIIQRYGTDDFVFFDDYFFDEVFPHRYSRTLITAETMNNLPDWFISVVTERTDDLWYRGRHGLTNLLEEHDRGRLHGLKYLCIESSEYAKVLLNTITWTRVSNEPVFENLEELEITWCLLEEVCVGELPPGSLRNLKKLMMDICDWLVKPLLPSKLLHRLESLEELCCSRMRAMKYVFGFEGHEPQHVVLTRLRMISLRSMDSLINIWDGPAPSGIFQSLKTFSFVDCQKLEYLFTSDVARCLLQLEDVSVEDCDSLDRIIEASEEIESNKIVLPQLKNLVLKGLPKLTRLSSTSSSTIDIEIECPTLERLCVSACPQLSISASDFNSSNEVQLDYQHYWDTLRNRMDDVSYRSHFPSSMRMRLLLASLQSALIPTKRAPVTWPVTCFAVMVLCLMVFWHVG
- the LOC133720185 gene encoding disease resistance protein RUN1-like isoform X2 yields the protein MASSSQTLPSSSAPQWKHDVFLSFRGEDTRKGIVSSLYHELKTRGIQTFMDDQGLQQGMPISPSLLTAIEESRCAVVLLSPNYASSTWCLDELAKILQCSQANKTLLLPIFYNVSPSHVRHQKGSFAEAFTKHEERYRQGYDDAEKVNKWRAALTQVANLSGLGSNKFGSDRELIQRIVELVRRDVRPISIMSSSNFEAFESTRKAMNELMEALEDDEVAAIGVYGMGGVGKTTMVKHVGAQAQKMGLFDRVIMAVVSQTPDTRTIQGALADLLGLKLVEESESGRGDRLQTEILGRNKILIILDDIWNTLDLSSIGIPSYNELQICNSKLLFTTRRLNVCHTMESQAKIHLNILSEEDAWNLFLKKARRSFQKSSPFYEVARKVARECAGLPVALIAVARALGDKELEDWKEAARQLEMSQPANLDEEKDVFKCIKLSYDYLDSDDAKSCFLLCCLFPEDYDIRVEDLMSYGFGTGLFRHVNSTIEYARVRAHSVTRYLKASCLLLDGTKEGYVRMHDVIRDTAISIAFSVDSHASLVKTNCHLKDWSMDADEGYSAISLIKSNICKLPNKLVCSKLQILLLQKNADIREIPITFFQSPNDLRVLDLSNTGISSLPPSFSLLTRLQALHLDYCKSMIDISILGKLKKLEILSMRRCYSIKKFPKEIGNLTNLRMLDLTDTRFETVPSQVISRLYRLEELYMRCSFGEWGCKAAGGCLCFLCKNASFDELIGLSSLNTLQVAVCGAERLPQKVEFNPNWDRFCIIIQRYGTDDFVFFDDYFFDEVFPHRYSRTLITAETMNNLPDWFISVVTERTDDLWYRGRHGLTNLLEEHDRGRLHGLKYLCIESSEYAKVLLNTITWTRVSNEPVFENLEELEITWCLLEEVCVGELPPGSLRNLKKLMMDICDWLVKPLLPSKLLHRLESLEELCCSRMRAMKYVFGFEGHEPQHVVLTRLRMISLRSMDSLINIWDGPAPSGIFQSLKTFSFVDCQKLEYLFTSDVARCLLQLEDVSVEDCDSLDRIIEASEEIESNKIVLPQLKNLVLKGLPKLTRLSSTSSSTIDIEIECPTLERLCVSACPQLSISASDFNSSNEVQLDYQHYWDTLRNRMDDVSYRSHFPSSMSDYGVKGLIDFDFLILL